In a single window of the Silurus meridionalis isolate SWU-2019-XX chromosome 8, ASM1480568v1, whole genome shotgun sequence genome:
- the hmbox1a gene encoding homeobox-containing protein 1a isoform X2, which translates to MSHYTDEPRFTIEQIDLLQRLRGSGMTKQEILHALDTLERLEHEHVQKFGPRLSCTGGRRVEVGGVNSHGRSNSAAPSSTSSSASVATQTVFQGEPPSPTSYETSPPPTISLPMGVVVPAAQNGRDGLVPVSNGKLSPPQYAVPTRAFGFEPTEEEVDIDDRVEELMRKDSNIIKEEIKAFLGSRRISQAVVAQVTGISQSRISHWLLQQGSDLSEQKKRAFYRWYQLEKTTPGATLAMRPAPVALDDIVEWHQNAPPINCSPGSFRLRRGSRFTWRKECLSVMESYFNDNQYPDESKREEIANACNAVIQKPGKKLSDLERVTSLKVYNWFANRRKEIKRRANIAAILETHGIDVQSPGGHSNSDEIDGNDFSESGAEPALGTDESRGPSEHQDPISLAVEMAAVNHSILALPQQGRDDKNVKSEVLDDE; encoded by the exons ATGTCACATTACACCGACGAGCCTCGCTTCACCATCGAGCAGATCGATTTGCTGCAGCGGCTGCGTGGGAGCGGCATGACCAAGCAGGAGATCCTGCACGCCCTGGACACGCTGGAACGTCTGGAGCACGAGCACGTGCAGAAGTTCGGCCCGCGGCTTTCCTGCACTGGAGGGAGGAGAGTAGAAGTCGGAGGAGTCAACAGTCACGGCAGGTCCAACTCTGCCGCCCCGTCCAGCACGTCTTCATCTGCCTCCGTGGCCACTCAGACTGTTTTTCAAGGGGAACCCCCGTCTCCGACCAGCTACGAAACCTCTCCGCCCCCAACCATCAGCTTGCCGATGGGCGTAGTGGTGCCGGCGGCTCAAAACGGCCGTGACGGTTTGGTGCCGGTCAGCAACGGGAAGCTCTCACCTCCTCAGTACGCCGTACCCACTAGAGCGTTCGGCTTCGAGCCCACCGAGGAGGAAGTGGACATCGATGACCGCGTGGAGGAACTCATGAG AAAGGACAGTAATATAATTAAAGAGGAGATCAAGGCCTTCTTAGGGAGCCGGAGAATTTCACAAGCCGTCGTCGCCCAAGTCACAG GAATCAGTCAGAGTCGGATCTCCCACTGGCTCCTTCAGCAGGGCTCTGATCTGAGCGAGCAGAAGAAGAGAGCCTTCTATCGGTGGTACCAGTTGGAGAAGACCACACCTG GCGCCACTCTGGCTATGAGACCCGCCCCCGTGGCGCTGGATGACATCGTAGAGTGGCACCAAAACGCCCCACCCATCAACTGCAGCCCCGGGAGCTTCCGACTGCGCCGCGGCAGCCGCTTCACCTGGAGGAAAGAGTGTCTCTCTGTCATGGAGAG TTACTTTAACGACAACCAGTATCCCGATGAGTCCAAACGCGAGGAAATCGCCAACGCCTGCAATGCTGTGATACAAAAGCCAG GGAAGAAGCTTTCTGATCTAGAGCGGGTCACATCTCTGAAAGTCTATAACTGGTTTGCTAACCGGCGAAAGGAGATAAAGAGAAGAGCCAATATAG CAGCAATCCTGGAGACTCATGGGATCGATGTGCAGAGTCCAGGAGGACACTCCAACAGCGACGAGATCGACGGGAACGACTTCAGTGAGTCGGGCGCGGAGCCGGCTTTAGGGACG GACGAGAGCAGGGGGCCGAGCGAGCACCAGGACCCCATCAGCCTGGCGGTGGAGATGGCAGCGGTCAATCACTCCATCCTGGCGCTGCCACAGCAGGGCAGGGACGACAAGAACGTCAAGTCCGAGGTGCTCGATGACGAATGA
- the hmbox1a gene encoding homeobox-containing protein 1a isoform X1 yields the protein MSHYTDEPRFTIEQIDLLQRLRGSGMTKQEILHALDTLERLEHEHVQKFGPRLSCTGGRRVEVGGVNSHGRSNSAAPSSTSSSASVATQTVFQGEPPSPTSYETSPPPTISLPMGVVVPAAQNGRDGLVPVSNGKLSPPQYAVPTRAFGFEPTEEEVDIDDRVEELMRKDSNIIKEEIKAFLGSRRISQAVVAQVTGISQSRISHWLLQQGSDLSEQKKRAFYRWYQLEKTTPGATLAMRPAPVALDDIVEWHQNAPPINCSPGSFRLRRGSRFTWRKECLSVMESYFNDNQYPDESKREEIANACNAVIQKPGKKLSDLERVTSLKVYNWFANRRKEIKRRANIEAAILETHGIDVQSPGGHSNSDEIDGNDFSESGAEPALGTDESRGPSEHQDPISLAVEMAAVNHSILALPQQGRDDKNVKSEVLDDE from the exons ATGTCACATTACACCGACGAGCCTCGCTTCACCATCGAGCAGATCGATTTGCTGCAGCGGCTGCGTGGGAGCGGCATGACCAAGCAGGAGATCCTGCACGCCCTGGACACGCTGGAACGTCTGGAGCACGAGCACGTGCAGAAGTTCGGCCCGCGGCTTTCCTGCACTGGAGGGAGGAGAGTAGAAGTCGGAGGAGTCAACAGTCACGGCAGGTCCAACTCTGCCGCCCCGTCCAGCACGTCTTCATCTGCCTCCGTGGCCACTCAGACTGTTTTTCAAGGGGAACCCCCGTCTCCGACCAGCTACGAAACCTCTCCGCCCCCAACCATCAGCTTGCCGATGGGCGTAGTGGTGCCGGCGGCTCAAAACGGCCGTGACGGTTTGGTGCCGGTCAGCAACGGGAAGCTCTCACCTCCTCAGTACGCCGTACCCACTAGAGCGTTCGGCTTCGAGCCCACCGAGGAGGAAGTGGACATCGATGACCGCGTGGAGGAACTCATGAG AAAGGACAGTAATATAATTAAAGAGGAGATCAAGGCCTTCTTAGGGAGCCGGAGAATTTCACAAGCCGTCGTCGCCCAAGTCACAG GAATCAGTCAGAGTCGGATCTCCCACTGGCTCCTTCAGCAGGGCTCTGATCTGAGCGAGCAGAAGAAGAGAGCCTTCTATCGGTGGTACCAGTTGGAGAAGACCACACCTG GCGCCACTCTGGCTATGAGACCCGCCCCCGTGGCGCTGGATGACATCGTAGAGTGGCACCAAAACGCCCCACCCATCAACTGCAGCCCCGGGAGCTTCCGACTGCGCCGCGGCAGCCGCTTCACCTGGAGGAAAGAGTGTCTCTCTGTCATGGAGAG TTACTTTAACGACAACCAGTATCCCGATGAGTCCAAACGCGAGGAAATCGCCAACGCCTGCAATGCTGTGATACAAAAGCCAG GGAAGAAGCTTTCTGATCTAGAGCGGGTCACATCTCTGAAAGTCTATAACTGGTTTGCTAACCGGCGAAAGGAGATAAAGAGAAGAGCCAATATAG AAGCAGCAATCCTGGAGACTCATGGGATCGATGTGCAGAGTCCAGGAGGACACTCCAACAGCGACGAGATCGACGGGAACGACTTCAGTGAGTCGGGCGCGGAGCCGGCTTTAGGGACG GACGAGAGCAGGGGGCCGAGCGAGCACCAGGACCCCATCAGCCTGGCGGTGGAGATGGCAGCGGTCAATCACTCCATCCTGGCGCTGCCACAGCAGGGCAGGGACGACAAGAACGTCAAGTCCGAGGTGCTCGATGACGAATGA
- the hmbox1a gene encoding homeobox-containing protein 1a isoform X3: MSHYTDEPRFTIEQIDLLQRLRGSGMTKQEILHALDTLERLEHEHVQKFGPRLSCTGGRRVEVGGVNSHGRSNSAAPSSTSSSASVATQTVFQGEPPSPTSYETSPPPTISLPMGVVVPAAQNGRDGLVPVSNGKLSPPQYAVPTRAFGFEPTEEEVDIDDRVEELMRKDSNIIKEEIKAFLGSRRISQAVVAQVTGISQSRISHWLLQQGSDLSEQKKRAFYRWYQLEKTTPGATLAMRPAPVALDDIVEWHQNAPPINCSPGSFRLRRGSRFTWRKECLSVMESYFNDNQYPDESKREEIANACNAVIQKPGKKLSDLERVTSLKVYNWFANRRKEIKRRANIAILETHGIDVQSPGGHSNSDEIDGNDFSESGAEPALGTDESRGPSEHQDPISLAVEMAAVNHSILALPQQGRDDKNVKSEVLDDE, translated from the exons ATGTCACATTACACCGACGAGCCTCGCTTCACCATCGAGCAGATCGATTTGCTGCAGCGGCTGCGTGGGAGCGGCATGACCAAGCAGGAGATCCTGCACGCCCTGGACACGCTGGAACGTCTGGAGCACGAGCACGTGCAGAAGTTCGGCCCGCGGCTTTCCTGCACTGGAGGGAGGAGAGTAGAAGTCGGAGGAGTCAACAGTCACGGCAGGTCCAACTCTGCCGCCCCGTCCAGCACGTCTTCATCTGCCTCCGTGGCCACTCAGACTGTTTTTCAAGGGGAACCCCCGTCTCCGACCAGCTACGAAACCTCTCCGCCCCCAACCATCAGCTTGCCGATGGGCGTAGTGGTGCCGGCGGCTCAAAACGGCCGTGACGGTTTGGTGCCGGTCAGCAACGGGAAGCTCTCACCTCCTCAGTACGCCGTACCCACTAGAGCGTTCGGCTTCGAGCCCACCGAGGAGGAAGTGGACATCGATGACCGCGTGGAGGAACTCATGAG AAAGGACAGTAATATAATTAAAGAGGAGATCAAGGCCTTCTTAGGGAGCCGGAGAATTTCACAAGCCGTCGTCGCCCAAGTCACAG GAATCAGTCAGAGTCGGATCTCCCACTGGCTCCTTCAGCAGGGCTCTGATCTGAGCGAGCAGAAGAAGAGAGCCTTCTATCGGTGGTACCAGTTGGAGAAGACCACACCTG GCGCCACTCTGGCTATGAGACCCGCCCCCGTGGCGCTGGATGACATCGTAGAGTGGCACCAAAACGCCCCACCCATCAACTGCAGCCCCGGGAGCTTCCGACTGCGCCGCGGCAGCCGCTTCACCTGGAGGAAAGAGTGTCTCTCTGTCATGGAGAG TTACTTTAACGACAACCAGTATCCCGATGAGTCCAAACGCGAGGAAATCGCCAACGCCTGCAATGCTGTGATACAAAAGCCAG GGAAGAAGCTTTCTGATCTAGAGCGGGTCACATCTCTGAAAGTCTATAACTGGTTTGCTAACCGGCGAAAGGAGATAAAGAGAAGAGCCAATATAG CAATCCTGGAGACTCATGGGATCGATGTGCAGAGTCCAGGAGGACACTCCAACAGCGACGAGATCGACGGGAACGACTTCAGTGAGTCGGGCGCGGAGCCGGCTTTAGGGACG GACGAGAGCAGGGGGCCGAGCGAGCACCAGGACCCCATCAGCCTGGCGGTGGAGATGGCAGCGGTCAATCACTCCATCCTGGCGCTGCCACAGCAGGGCAGGGACGACAAGAACGTCAAGTCCGAGGTGCTCGATGACGAATGA
- the hmbox1a gene encoding homeobox-containing protein 1a isoform X5, producing the protein MSHYTDEPRFTIEQIDLLQRLRGSGMTKQEILHALDTLERLEHEHVQKFGPRLSCTGGRRVEVGGVNSHGRSNSAAPSSTSSSASVATQTVFQGEPPSPTSYETSPPPTISLPMGVVVPAAQNGRDGLVPVSNGKLSPPQYAVPTRAFGFEPTEEEVDIDDRVEELMRKDSNIIKEEIKAFLGSRRISQAVVAQVTGISQSRISHWLLQQGSDLSEQKKRAFYRWYQLEKTTPGATLAMRPAPVALDDIVEWHQNAPPINCSPGSFRLRRGSRFTWRKECLSVMESYFNDNQYPDESKREEIANACNAVIQKPGKKLSDLERVTSLKVYNWFANRRKEIKRRANIAAILETHGIDVQSPGGHSNSDEIDGNDFSESGAEPALGTVPTLLSGWLEHPMGAGLGSSSGGGASS; encoded by the exons ATGTCACATTACACCGACGAGCCTCGCTTCACCATCGAGCAGATCGATTTGCTGCAGCGGCTGCGTGGGAGCGGCATGACCAAGCAGGAGATCCTGCACGCCCTGGACACGCTGGAACGTCTGGAGCACGAGCACGTGCAGAAGTTCGGCCCGCGGCTTTCCTGCACTGGAGGGAGGAGAGTAGAAGTCGGAGGAGTCAACAGTCACGGCAGGTCCAACTCTGCCGCCCCGTCCAGCACGTCTTCATCTGCCTCCGTGGCCACTCAGACTGTTTTTCAAGGGGAACCCCCGTCTCCGACCAGCTACGAAACCTCTCCGCCCCCAACCATCAGCTTGCCGATGGGCGTAGTGGTGCCGGCGGCTCAAAACGGCCGTGACGGTTTGGTGCCGGTCAGCAACGGGAAGCTCTCACCTCCTCAGTACGCCGTACCCACTAGAGCGTTCGGCTTCGAGCCCACCGAGGAGGAAGTGGACATCGATGACCGCGTGGAGGAACTCATGAG AAAGGACAGTAATATAATTAAAGAGGAGATCAAGGCCTTCTTAGGGAGCCGGAGAATTTCACAAGCCGTCGTCGCCCAAGTCACAG GAATCAGTCAGAGTCGGATCTCCCACTGGCTCCTTCAGCAGGGCTCTGATCTGAGCGAGCAGAAGAAGAGAGCCTTCTATCGGTGGTACCAGTTGGAGAAGACCACACCTG GCGCCACTCTGGCTATGAGACCCGCCCCCGTGGCGCTGGATGACATCGTAGAGTGGCACCAAAACGCCCCACCCATCAACTGCAGCCCCGGGAGCTTCCGACTGCGCCGCGGCAGCCGCTTCACCTGGAGGAAAGAGTGTCTCTCTGTCATGGAGAG TTACTTTAACGACAACCAGTATCCCGATGAGTCCAAACGCGAGGAAATCGCCAACGCCTGCAATGCTGTGATACAAAAGCCAG GGAAGAAGCTTTCTGATCTAGAGCGGGTCACATCTCTGAAAGTCTATAACTGGTTTGCTAACCGGCGAAAGGAGATAAAGAGAAGAGCCAATATAG CAGCAATCCTGGAGACTCATGGGATCGATGTGCAGAGTCCAGGAGGACACTCCAACAGCGACGAGATCGACGGGAACGACTTCAGTGAGTCGGGCGCGGAGCCGGCTTTAGGGACG GTACCAACTTTGCTCTCTGGTTGGTTGGAGCATCCCATGGGGGCGGGGCTGGGCTCAAGCAGTGGGGGCGGGGCATCGAGCTGA
- the hmbox1a gene encoding homeobox-containing protein 1a isoform X4 — translation MSHYTDEPRFTIEQIDLLQRLRGSGMTKQEILHALDTLERLEHEHVQKFGPRLSCTGGRRVEVGGVNSHGRSNSAAPSSTSSSASVATQTVFQGEPPSPTSYETSPPPTISLPMGVVVPAAQNGRDGLVPVSNGKLSPPQYAVPTRAFGFEPTEEEVDIDDRVEELMRKDSNIIKEEIKAFLGSRRISQAVVAQVTGISQSRISHWLLQQGSDLSEQKKRAFYRWYQLEKTTPGATLAMRPAPVALDDIVEWHQNAPPINCSPGSFRLRRGSRFTWRKECLSVMESYFNDNQYPDESKREEIANACNAVIQKPGKKLSDLERVTSLKVYNWFANRRKEIKRRANIEAAILETHGIDVQSPGGHSNSDEIDGNDFSESGAEPALGTVPTLLSGWLEHPMGAGLGSSSGGGASS, via the exons ATGTCACATTACACCGACGAGCCTCGCTTCACCATCGAGCAGATCGATTTGCTGCAGCGGCTGCGTGGGAGCGGCATGACCAAGCAGGAGATCCTGCACGCCCTGGACACGCTGGAACGTCTGGAGCACGAGCACGTGCAGAAGTTCGGCCCGCGGCTTTCCTGCACTGGAGGGAGGAGAGTAGAAGTCGGAGGAGTCAACAGTCACGGCAGGTCCAACTCTGCCGCCCCGTCCAGCACGTCTTCATCTGCCTCCGTGGCCACTCAGACTGTTTTTCAAGGGGAACCCCCGTCTCCGACCAGCTACGAAACCTCTCCGCCCCCAACCATCAGCTTGCCGATGGGCGTAGTGGTGCCGGCGGCTCAAAACGGCCGTGACGGTTTGGTGCCGGTCAGCAACGGGAAGCTCTCACCTCCTCAGTACGCCGTACCCACTAGAGCGTTCGGCTTCGAGCCCACCGAGGAGGAAGTGGACATCGATGACCGCGTGGAGGAACTCATGAG AAAGGACAGTAATATAATTAAAGAGGAGATCAAGGCCTTCTTAGGGAGCCGGAGAATTTCACAAGCCGTCGTCGCCCAAGTCACAG GAATCAGTCAGAGTCGGATCTCCCACTGGCTCCTTCAGCAGGGCTCTGATCTGAGCGAGCAGAAGAAGAGAGCCTTCTATCGGTGGTACCAGTTGGAGAAGACCACACCTG GCGCCACTCTGGCTATGAGACCCGCCCCCGTGGCGCTGGATGACATCGTAGAGTGGCACCAAAACGCCCCACCCATCAACTGCAGCCCCGGGAGCTTCCGACTGCGCCGCGGCAGCCGCTTCACCTGGAGGAAAGAGTGTCTCTCTGTCATGGAGAG TTACTTTAACGACAACCAGTATCCCGATGAGTCCAAACGCGAGGAAATCGCCAACGCCTGCAATGCTGTGATACAAAAGCCAG GGAAGAAGCTTTCTGATCTAGAGCGGGTCACATCTCTGAAAGTCTATAACTGGTTTGCTAACCGGCGAAAGGAGATAAAGAGAAGAGCCAATATAG AAGCAGCAATCCTGGAGACTCATGGGATCGATGTGCAGAGTCCAGGAGGACACTCCAACAGCGACGAGATCGACGGGAACGACTTCAGTGAGTCGGGCGCGGAGCCGGCTTTAGGGACG GTACCAACTTTGCTCTCTGGTTGGTTGGAGCATCCCATGGGGGCGGGGCTGGGCTCAAGCAGTGGGGGCGGGGCATCGAGCTGA
- the hmbox1a gene encoding homeobox-containing protein 1a isoform X6, which translates to MSHYTDEPRFTIEQIDLLQRLRGSGMTKQEILHALDTLERLEHEHVQKFGPRLSCTGGRRVEVGGVNSHGRSNSAAPSSTSSSASVATQTVFQGEPPSPTSYETSPPPTISLPMGVVVPAAQNGRDGLVPVSNGKLSPPQYAVPTRAFGFEPTEEEVDIDDRVEELMRKDSNIIKEEIKAFLGSRRISQAVVAQVTGISQSRISHWLLQQGSDLSEQKKRAFYRWYQLEKTTPGATLAMRPAPVALDDIVEWHQNAPPINCSPGSFRLRRGSRFTWRKECLSVMESYFNDNQYPDESKREEIANACNAVIQKPGKKLSDLERVTSLKVYNWFANRRKEIKRRANIAILETHGIDVQSPGGHSNSDEIDGNDFSESGAEPALGTVPTLLSGWLEHPMGAGLGSSSGGGASS; encoded by the exons ATGTCACATTACACCGACGAGCCTCGCTTCACCATCGAGCAGATCGATTTGCTGCAGCGGCTGCGTGGGAGCGGCATGACCAAGCAGGAGATCCTGCACGCCCTGGACACGCTGGAACGTCTGGAGCACGAGCACGTGCAGAAGTTCGGCCCGCGGCTTTCCTGCACTGGAGGGAGGAGAGTAGAAGTCGGAGGAGTCAACAGTCACGGCAGGTCCAACTCTGCCGCCCCGTCCAGCACGTCTTCATCTGCCTCCGTGGCCACTCAGACTGTTTTTCAAGGGGAACCCCCGTCTCCGACCAGCTACGAAACCTCTCCGCCCCCAACCATCAGCTTGCCGATGGGCGTAGTGGTGCCGGCGGCTCAAAACGGCCGTGACGGTTTGGTGCCGGTCAGCAACGGGAAGCTCTCACCTCCTCAGTACGCCGTACCCACTAGAGCGTTCGGCTTCGAGCCCACCGAGGAGGAAGTGGACATCGATGACCGCGTGGAGGAACTCATGAG AAAGGACAGTAATATAATTAAAGAGGAGATCAAGGCCTTCTTAGGGAGCCGGAGAATTTCACAAGCCGTCGTCGCCCAAGTCACAG GAATCAGTCAGAGTCGGATCTCCCACTGGCTCCTTCAGCAGGGCTCTGATCTGAGCGAGCAGAAGAAGAGAGCCTTCTATCGGTGGTACCAGTTGGAGAAGACCACACCTG GCGCCACTCTGGCTATGAGACCCGCCCCCGTGGCGCTGGATGACATCGTAGAGTGGCACCAAAACGCCCCACCCATCAACTGCAGCCCCGGGAGCTTCCGACTGCGCCGCGGCAGCCGCTTCACCTGGAGGAAAGAGTGTCTCTCTGTCATGGAGAG TTACTTTAACGACAACCAGTATCCCGATGAGTCCAAACGCGAGGAAATCGCCAACGCCTGCAATGCTGTGATACAAAAGCCAG GGAAGAAGCTTTCTGATCTAGAGCGGGTCACATCTCTGAAAGTCTATAACTGGTTTGCTAACCGGCGAAAGGAGATAAAGAGAAGAGCCAATATAG CAATCCTGGAGACTCATGGGATCGATGTGCAGAGTCCAGGAGGACACTCCAACAGCGACGAGATCGACGGGAACGACTTCAGTGAGTCGGGCGCGGAGCCGGCTTTAGGGACG GTACCAACTTTGCTCTCTGGTTGGTTGGAGCATCCCATGGGGGCGGGGCTGGGCTCAAGCAGTGGGGGCGGGGCATCGAGCTGA